A window from Bubalus kerabau isolate K-KA32 ecotype Philippines breed swamp buffalo chromosome 5, PCC_UOA_SB_1v2, whole genome shotgun sequence encodes these proteins:
- the CDKN1C gene encoding cyclin-dependent kinase inhibitor 1C gives MERLVARRTFPMIARTSACRSLFGPVDHEELGRELQMRLAELSAEDQRRWDYNFQLDMPLRGPGRLQWTEVDSDSVPAFYRETVQVGRCRLLLAPRPRPDGAVNNPPPGPPADESVDGLGEAPASPSSGPAVAPAQAAAPAPQESEEQEAVPPPRSQEPQAEPPHSGISGRPAPGTAAAATSAAAAATTAAAGGAAIKKLSGPLISDFFAKRKRPAPEAKASNEVPAGCAAPGAAPAVGSAEQTPRKRLR, from the exons ATGGAGCGCCTGGTCGCCCGCCGCACCTTTCCCATGATCGCGCGCACCAGCGCCTGCCGCAGCCTCTTCGGGCCCGTGGACCACGAGGAGCTGGGCCGCGAGCTGCAGATGCGCCTGGCTGAGCTGAGCGCCGAGGACCAGCGTCGCTGGGACTACAACTTCCAGCTGGACATGCCACTGCGAGGCCCCGGGCGCCTGCAGTGGACCGAGGTGGACAGCGACTCCGTGCCCGCCTTCTACCGCGAGACGGTGCAGGTGGGGCGCTGTCGCCTGCTTCTGGCGCCTCGTCCCCGCCCGGACGGCGCGGTCAATAACCCGCCTCCCGGGCCGCCGGCCGATGAGTCCGTCGACGGCCTCGGGGAGGCGCCGGCGTCGCCGTCCAGCGGCCCGGCCGTAGCGCCTGCCCAGGCCGCGGCCCCGGCGCCTCAGGAGAGCGAAGAGCAGGAGGCGGTCCCGCCGCCGCGCAGCCAGGAGCCCCAGGCCGAGCCGCCGCACTCAGGGATTTCGGGGCGCCCCGCGCCGGGCACTGCCGCCGCTGCCACCAGCGCCGCCGCTGCTGCCACCACTGCCGCCGCCGGAGGCGCCGCGATCAAGAAGCTGTCCGGGCCTCTCATCTCCG ACTTCTTCGCCAAGCGCAAGAGACCCGCGCCCGAAGCCAAGGCGTCGAACGAGGTTCCCGCGGGATGCGCCGCGCCTGGCGCCGCTCCAGCCGTCGGCTCGGCTGAGCAAACCCCGCGCAAGCGGCTGCGATGA